From a single Spongiibacter taiwanensis genomic region:
- a CDS encoding energy transducer TonB, with protein MSIRILIGAALAFLITAALFIIMPYLIESADKTLDEKPRTKLADIQMPDTEIDVRKDSKPEKPKVPDEPPPDMAPPEMDDANPDLEAVNMTPSAEFNLTNETGGLSASDGEYLPIVKVAPIYPRRAQSRGVTGYCTVEYTVTKAGTTRDIVPVDCDPPGYFERASVKAAEKFKYKPRVVDGEPIEVPGIQNRFTYELEK; from the coding sequence ATGAGCATTCGAATCCTAATCGGTGCCGCACTGGCATTTTTGATAACAGCCGCGCTGTTTATCATCATGCCGTATCTGATCGAATCAGCTGACAAAACGTTGGATGAAAAGCCGCGTACCAAGCTGGCTGACATTCAGATGCCGGACACCGAAATAGACGTAAGAAAAGACAGTAAGCCTGAAAAGCCGAAAGTGCCTGATGAGCCGCCGCCGGATATGGCGCCACCAGAGATGGATGATGCTAATCCCGATCTGGAAGCGGTTAACATGACACCTTCTGCGGAGTTCAATCTGACCAACGAGACGGGCGGTTTGTCGGCCTCTGACGGTGAGTATCTGCCAATCGTTAAGGTTGCGCCGATCTACCCACGTCGTGCCCAGTCCCGCGGTGTCACCGGTTACTGTACAGTGGAATACACTGTAACCAAGGCCGGTACCACCCGTGACATCGTTCCGGTGGATTGTGATCCCCCAGGCTACTTTGAGCGTGCTTCTGTAAAGGCCGCAGAGAAATTCAAGTATAAGCCGCGGGTTGTTGACGGTGAGCCCATTGAGGTTCCCGGTATTCAAAACCGCTTCACCTATGAGTTGGAAAAATGA
- the lgt gene encoding prolipoprotein diacylglyceryl transferase translates to MLMHPNIDPVAVKLGPLSVHWYGLMYLGGFIAAWAIARMRTRQPWSPIKADQIEDLIFYGAVGVVLGGRLGYVLFYNFPQFLADPLWLFRVWEGGMAFHGGLLGVIVAVALYARRISVSVYALWDFIVPLAPIGLGLGRLGNFIGQELWGRPSDVPWAMVFPHDPSGLARHPSQLYQFALEGVVLFAIVFWYTRKPRPRLAPAGLFLLCYGCFRFLVEFVREPDQHIGYDALGWVTRGQELSLPMIVVGAVLMVLAYRHAGNGPSTSSARADRG, encoded by the coding sequence ATGTTGATGCACCCCAATATTGATCCGGTCGCGGTCAAGCTTGGCCCCCTGTCAGTACACTGGTACGGTCTGATGTACCTCGGCGGCTTTATTGCTGCCTGGGCCATTGCGAGAATGCGCACCCGGCAGCCCTGGAGTCCGATCAAGGCCGATCAGATAGAAGATCTGATCTTCTACGGCGCTGTCGGGGTAGTGCTTGGTGGTCGTCTTGGCTATGTCCTGTTCTACAATTTCCCCCAATTTCTCGCCGACCCCCTGTGGCTGTTCCGGGTATGGGAAGGCGGTATGGCCTTTCATGGCGGCCTGCTTGGGGTCATTGTTGCGGTGGCGCTGTACGCCCGGCGTATCTCGGTGTCGGTATATGCCTTGTGGGATTTTATCGTGCCGCTGGCGCCGATCGGCCTTGGCCTGGGGCGGCTCGGTAATTTTATCGGTCAGGAATTATGGGGGCGCCCCTCAGATGTGCCCTGGGCGATGGTGTTCCCCCACGACCCCTCCGGTCTTGCGCGTCACCCCTCACAGCTGTACCAGTTTGCGCTGGAAGGGGTGGTGCTGTTTGCTATTGTGTTTTGGTACACCCGCAAACCCCGGCCCAGGCTGGCGCCAGCCGGTCTGTTTTTGCTTTGCTATGGCTGTTTCCGCTTCCTGGTGGAGTTCGTGCGGGAGCCTGATCAGCATATTGGCTATGACGCGCTGGGCTGGGTGACCCGGGGGCAGGAGTTGAGTTTGCCGATGATTGTGGTTGGCGCGGTATTGATGGTGCTGGCCTATCGCCACGCTGGTAATGGGCCTTCGACGTCATCTGCCCGGGCCGATAGAGGATAA
- a CDS encoding tetratricopeptide repeat protein, with amino-acid sequence MMTDYHLSKRIMRPVLVKLGCSVALGAAALLSVPVAGTALQPIMDGAAFGVAHAAEEKKPKPPTRKTPAIRAKIFEKLNEAQVASEEKRYNDALKHLNELRDTSGRNALNSYELANLYNLYAFVYFTQEKYDLALKAYENVVKQPDIPVAMELNTKYTIAQLYFVSEDYKKGVDTLLEWFKFKDQLGEDPGANAYALLAQGFYQIQKLDLALKYIEVAIKDYQDRGKVPKEQWWGLQRFLYYEKGDTKRVIAILEETMKYYQKKAYWLQLSSMYNEMKRENEATAAMEAAYEDGLLTGDKEIVNMGYLFLQSEVPYKAAKVIDKGLKDGKVEASSKTLEVLANSWRQAQEVKKAIPVMEKAAAKSDKGELWSRLGSVYLDNEEFSKAEQAIENAFKKGDLKRPDNAYLVLGMARFNLKEYDGARRAFNEAKKSEDSKVYAENWLKFMENELARQEALKDDI; translated from the coding sequence ATGATGACTGATTATCACTTGAGTAAACGCATTATGCGTCCGGTGCTGGTCAAGCTGGGTTGTTCCGTGGCTCTCGGTGCAGCGGCGCTGCTGTCGGTCCCTGTGGCCGGCACTGCGCTTCAGCCCATCATGGACGGCGCCGCTTTCGGCGTCGCCCATGCTGCGGAAGAGAAGAAGCCCAAGCCGCCGACTCGGAAAACCCCTGCTATTCGTGCCAAGATCTTCGAGAAATTGAACGAAGCCCAGGTGGCGTCCGAAGAAAAGCGCTACAACGATGCCCTCAAGCACCTCAATGAGCTGCGTGACACCAGTGGTCGCAACGCCTTGAATAGCTATGAGCTGGCTAACTTGTACAACCTCTACGCCTTCGTTTATTTCACCCAGGAGAAGTATGACCTGGCCTTGAAAGCCTACGAAAACGTGGTAAAGCAGCCGGATATTCCGGTCGCGATGGAGCTTAACACCAAGTACACCATCGCCCAGTTGTACTTTGTTTCTGAAGACTACAAGAAAGGGGTTGATACCCTGCTCGAGTGGTTCAAATTCAAGGATCAGCTCGGTGAAGATCCTGGTGCGAACGCCTACGCGTTGCTTGCCCAGGGTTTCTATCAGATTCAAAAATTGGATCTGGCGTTGAAGTACATCGAAGTTGCGATCAAGGACTACCAGGATCGGGGCAAGGTGCCTAAAGAGCAATGGTGGGGGCTGCAGCGGTTTTTGTACTATGAAAAAGGCGATACCAAGCGCGTAATCGCGATTCTCGAAGAGACGATGAAGTACTACCAGAAGAAAGCTTACTGGTTGCAGTTGTCATCAATGTACAACGAGATGAAGCGCGAGAACGAAGCCACTGCTGCGATGGAAGCAGCCTATGAAGACGGCCTCCTGACCGGAGACAAAGAAATCGTCAACATGGGCTACCTCTTCCTCCAGTCCGAAGTGCCCTACAAGGCCGCCAAGGTCATCGATAAGGGCCTGAAGGACGGCAAGGTGGAAGCCTCATCCAAAACTCTGGAAGTGCTAGCTAACTCCTGGCGTCAAGCTCAGGAAGTGAAGAAAGCCATTCCGGTGATGGAAAAGGCAGCGGCCAAGTCCGACAAGGGCGAGCTGTGGTCCCGTCTCGGCAGCGTTTACTTGGATAACGAAGAGTTTTCCAAGGCTGAGCAAGCGATTGAAAATGCGTTCAAGAAAGGCGACCTGAAGCGTCCAGACAATGCCTATCTGGTTTTGGGCATGGCACGCTTTAACCTGAAGGAATACGACGGTGCCCGCCGTGCCTTCAACGAAGCCAAGAAAAGCGAGGACTCCAAGGTGTATGCGGAGAACTGGTTGAAGTTCATGGAAAATGAACTGGCTCGTCAGGAAGCCTTGAAGGACGACATCTGA
- a CDS encoding ExbD/TolR family protein, which yields MSRKKRAGAEESSGEIDLTPMLDVVFIMLIFFIVTASFIKEAGVEVNRPEASTANKKDNANILIAVTATNEIWIDKRRVDKRAVRSVVERMHAENPKGAVVIQADKGSNTDTVVSVLDSSRAAGVYDVSLSTEDS from the coding sequence ATGAGCAGAAAAAAGAGAGCCGGAGCCGAGGAGTCCTCGGGAGAGATAGATTTGACGCCGATGCTCGACGTCGTATTTATCATGCTGATTTTCTTCATTGTTACTGCGTCTTTCATCAAAGAGGCGGGCGTTGAGGTCAACCGACCTGAAGCGTCGACAGCTAACAAGAAGGACAATGCCAACATTCTGATCGCGGTGACCGCGACAAACGAAATATGGATCGACAAGCGTCGGGTAGATAAGCGCGCAGTTCGCTCAGTTGTAGAGCGTATGCATGCGGAGAACCCGAAAGGCGCCGTGGTTATTCAGGCTGATAAAGGCTCGAATACCGACACGGTCGTTTCGGTTCTGGACTCCAGCCGCGCGGCTGGTGTTTACGATGTTTCTTTGTCCACGGAAGACAGCTGA
- a CDS encoding MotA/TolQ/ExbB proton channel family protein, with product MKPNFFKAAVFAVSGTIASMAMPAMAADEASSLDELLKKVEAGYAADAREAKAREQRFIAARSEQQAMLAKAKQTLKNEENRSAQLEGTFEENEAAITEKQRALKERLGTLTELFGHLTSTAGDLRSNFQNSLISVQFPNREEFVTQLIDKMSGAEELPSIEEIERMWFEMQREMTESGKVVKFDTTVTTADGQKEDQTVVRVGTFNLVNADGEYLQYVPETGALQVLARQPSGPYMGWAEDLASASSGMTAFGVDPTGPTGGSYLAALIDSPTLSERWHQGGVVGYVITAVGVLAMLIAIWRLVVLSIEDMKVAKQLKSGQAMTNNSLGRVLKVHEENPSMDSETLELKLSEAILRETPRLERSLNLLKIIAAVAPLLGLLGTVTGMIITFQAITIFGAGDPKAMAGGISGALVTTVLGLIVAIPTVLLHTFVSGRAKKILHILDEQSTGIIAEHTEGKAG from the coding sequence ATGAAACCTAATTTCTTTAAAGCCGCTGTATTCGCGGTTAGCGGAACTATCGCGTCCATGGCGATGCCGGCAATGGCTGCCGACGAAGCTTCGTCGCTGGACGAGCTGCTGAAAAAGGTTGAGGCTGGCTACGCTGCTGATGCAAGAGAAGCTAAAGCCCGTGAGCAGCGCTTCATTGCTGCGCGCTCTGAGCAGCAGGCCATGCTGGCAAAAGCCAAGCAAACGCTGAAAAACGAAGAGAATCGCTCTGCTCAGTTGGAAGGCACCTTCGAAGAAAACGAAGCCGCCATCACTGAGAAGCAGCGCGCTCTGAAAGAGCGTCTGGGTACCTTGACTGAGCTGTTCGGTCACTTGACTTCAACCGCTGGTGACCTGCGTAGCAACTTCCAAAACTCGCTGATCAGCGTGCAATTCCCCAACCGGGAAGAGTTCGTTACTCAGCTGATCGATAAAATGTCAGGCGCTGAAGAGCTGCCCAGCATCGAAGAAATCGAGCGCATGTGGTTTGAGATGCAGCGCGAGATGACCGAGTCTGGCAAAGTCGTTAAATTCGACACCACTGTCACCACTGCCGACGGTCAGAAAGAAGACCAAACCGTGGTACGTGTTGGTACTTTCAACCTGGTAAACGCCGATGGTGAATACCTGCAGTACGTGCCCGAGACCGGTGCTCTGCAAGTATTGGCGCGTCAGCCTTCTGGCCCTTACATGGGCTGGGCGGAAGACCTGGCCTCTGCCAGCTCTGGCATGACTGCCTTCGGTGTTGACCCTACTGGTCCTACGGGTGGTTCTTACCTGGCGGCGCTGATCGACAGCCCCACTCTGAGCGAGCGTTGGCATCAGGGTGGCGTGGTTGGTTACGTGATCACCGCTGTTGGTGTGCTGGCCATGTTGATTGCTATCTGGCGCCTGGTGGTGCTGTCTATCGAAGACATGAAGGTAGCCAAGCAGCTGAAGAGCGGTCAGGCAATGACCAACAACAGCCTGGGTCGCGTACTGAAAGTGCATGAAGAGAATCCCTCTATGGATTCCGAGACCCTGGAACTCAAACTCAGCGAAGCAATTTTGAGAGAGACGCCCCGTCTGGAGCGCTCACTGAACCTGCTCAAAATCATCGCTGCTGTTGCGCCTCTGCTGGGTCTGCTCGGTACCGTTACCGGTATGATCATCACCTTCCAGGCTATCACCATCTTCGGTGCAGGTGATCCGAAAGCGATGGCAGGCGGTATCTCCGGTGCACTGGTAACTACCGTACTGGGTCTGATCGTGGCGATCCCGACCGTTCTGCTGCACACCTTCGTAAGCGGCCGTGCTAAGAAAATCCTGCACATCCTGGATGAGCAGAGCACCGGCATCATCGCTGAGCACACAGAAGGAAAGGCGGGGTAA
- a CDS encoding NRDE family protein, with translation MLSWQPQQETRLIVAANRDEFFSRPTESAHYWPDAPHIFAGRDKEFGGSWMGLSRAGRFAAVTNLRQQPHSGEQSRGNLVRDFLLSEQPAETFLAELESAKSRYRPFNFIASDGQHLCYTDNVSPGWETAEAGEIAVGNVPRHEENKKRAKGLSDFRTCLENDSDAAALIAMLQDSEISEACQDSQLRELSRRFVSLPEYGTRTSSVIFQMRSGESLFWEQNYDNNQRRLPVIKHLIQSGGQG, from the coding sequence ATGTTGTCCTGGCAACCACAGCAGGAGACACGCCTGATTGTCGCCGCTAACCGCGACGAGTTCTTTTCCCGCCCCACCGAAAGCGCTCACTATTGGCCGGATGCACCCCATATTTTTGCCGGTCGGGACAAAGAATTTGGCGGCAGCTGGATGGGCCTGAGCCGCGCAGGCCGCTTCGCGGCGGTCACCAACCTGCGCCAGCAGCCCCACAGCGGCGAGCAGAGCCGAGGCAACCTGGTCAGGGATTTTTTATTAAGCGAGCAGCCCGCCGAAACGTTTCTTGCCGAGCTGGAATCGGCCAAGTCCCGCTACCGGCCATTTAACTTTATCGCCAGTGACGGCCAGCACCTTTGTTACACAGACAATGTCAGCCCCGGCTGGGAAACTGCCGAGGCCGGCGAAATAGCCGTGGGCAACGTGCCCCGGCATGAGGAAAACAAAAAGCGCGCCAAAGGGCTCAGCGACTTTCGCACCTGCCTGGAGAATGACAGTGACGCCGCAGCATTGATCGCCATGCTCCAGGACAGCGAGATCAGCGAAGCTTGCCAAGACTCGCAACTGCGCGAACTGTCCCGGCGCTTTGTGTCACTCCCAGAATACGGCACCCGCACCAGCAGCGTCATTTTTCAAATGCGTAGCGGCGAGAGCCTGTTCTGGGAGCAAAACTACGACAACAACCAGCGCAGGCTGCCAGTTATCAAGCATCTCATTCAGAGTGGTGGTCAAGGGTGA
- a CDS encoding thymidylate synthase, which produces MKQYLELVKDVRDNGVDKADRTGVGTRSVFGRQLRFDLREGFPLLTTKKVHLRSIIYELLWFLQGSCDNDWLRERGVTIWDEWALENGDLGPIYGKQWRSWACPDGSSVDQISEVIEMIKRKPDSRRLLVNAWNPADLPDETISPQDNVRQGRAALPPCHTLFQFYVANGRLSCQLYQRSADLFLGVPFNIASYALLTHMIAQQCDLGVGDFVHTFGDCHLYLNHLTDDIVEEQLRREPRSLPQLEIRRRPASIFEYDYEDFEVLGYDPHPVIKAPIAI; this is translated from the coding sequence ATGAAGCAGTACCTGGAATTGGTAAAAGATGTGCGGGACAACGGTGTGGATAAGGCCGACCGCACTGGGGTTGGTACCCGATCGGTGTTTGGGCGGCAGTTGCGCTTCGATTTGCGCGAGGGGTTTCCCTTGCTCACGACGAAGAAGGTCCACCTGCGTAGCATTATTTATGAGCTGCTGTGGTTTCTGCAGGGGAGTTGCGACAACGACTGGCTGCGGGAGCGCGGTGTCACTATTTGGGATGAGTGGGCTCTTGAGAACGGCGATTTGGGTCCGATTTACGGCAAGCAGTGGCGGAGCTGGGCGTGCCCCGATGGCTCGAGTGTTGATCAGATCAGTGAAGTGATCGAGATGATCAAGCGCAAGCCGGATTCCCGGCGCCTGCTGGTTAATGCCTGGAACCCGGCGGATCTGCCGGACGAAACCATTAGCCCGCAGGATAATGTTCGCCAGGGCAGGGCGGCGCTGCCGCCCTGTCATACGCTGTTTCAGTTTTACGTGGCTAACGGTCGGCTGTCTTGTCAGCTCTACCAGCGCAGCGCCGATCTGTTTCTCGGTGTGCCTTTCAATATCGCCAGCTACGCATTGTTGACCCATATGATTGCCCAGCAGTGCGATCTGGGTGTGGGTGACTTCGTTCACACCTTTGGCGATTGCCACCTGTATTTGAACCACCTGACCGACGATATTGTGGAAGAGCAGTTGCGGCGCGAGCCCCGGTCGCTGCCCCAGCTGGAGATCAGGCGGCGTCCGGCATCGATATTCGAATACGACTACGAGGATTTTGAGGTGCTTGGTTACGACCCGCACCCCGTCATTAAGGCCCCGATTGCGATATGA
- a CDS encoding sulfite exporter TauE/SafE family protein, with product MLLSVLLSPLVGAAAGLSAGMFGVGGGLVIVPALVLCFAALGVAPEIIMPLALGTSLTTIVVTSISSVHAHHAMGNVDWLVWRRLSPGIVVGVVVGVQTAASLPAGIMKTAFGLFALIIAAQMAFQLQPAGKRNLPGRTGLSLAGTIIGFFSALFGIGGGSLTVPFLSFCEVRMQQAVATAAACGLPIAVAGMLSNIAVGFSVQSLPKFSTGFVYWPAVLGIVIASVPCARMGARLAQRLPPLVLKRCFAGFLCVIGIFFSLGA from the coding sequence TTGCTTCTCAGTGTTCTTTTGTCTCCCCTGGTTGGGGCGGCGGCAGGTCTGTCGGCGGGGATGTTTGGCGTCGGTGGTGGGTTGGTGATTGTGCCGGCCCTGGTGCTGTGTTTTGCCGCGCTGGGTGTTGCGCCCGAGATCATTATGCCGCTGGCGCTGGGGACCTCTCTGACCACCATTGTGGTGACCTCAATCAGTTCCGTTCACGCCCACCATGCGATGGGTAACGTGGATTGGTTGGTCTGGCGTCGCCTGTCGCCCGGCATAGTGGTTGGGGTAGTGGTTGGGGTGCAAACGGCTGCCAGTCTGCCAGCAGGTATCATGAAGACGGCCTTTGGCCTGTTTGCATTGATTATTGCGGCGCAGATGGCATTTCAGCTGCAGCCGGCCGGCAAGCGAAATTTGCCGGGTCGAACCGGGCTGTCCCTTGCAGGCACAATCATCGGCTTCTTTTCTGCGCTATTTGGTATCGGCGGCGGCTCGCTCACCGTGCCCTTTTTGAGTTTCTGCGAAGTCAGAATGCAACAGGCGGTTGCGACGGCAGCGGCTTGCGGTTTGCCGATTGCGGTTGCGGGGATGCTGAGCAATATCGCCGTGGGATTTTCTGTTCAATCGCTGCCCAAATTTAGCACGGGCTTTGTATACTGGCCGGCGGTTTTGGGCATCGTCATCGCCAGCGTTCCCTGTGCAAGAATGGGTGCGCGGTTGGCGCAGCGCCTGCCGCCGCTGGTGCTCAAGCGGTGTTTTGCCGGATTTCTTTGTGTGATCGGCATCTTCTTTTCACTGGGAGCTTAA
- a CDS encoding DUF3450 domain-containing protein: protein MKTHRLKTIALTAAATFALLAGSPVYSAEKADPEAAAAPKPKPLVPVSAVVKVGEKRVDAAKKSQARIDRLAAETGDLLQDYKTVMKQVDGLRVYNARLEKQIAGQLRRLASLDKSISEATVIQRQITPLLIRMIDGLEQFVSLDVPFHKEEREKRIEFLRANMDRSDITIAEKFRQVLEAYKIENEYGRKIDSYKGVAEVEGSERNVNFLRIGRIGLLYQTTDGKASGAWDKEKGAWVALDEGDYRGAIQKGLRIANKQASIDIMKLPIPAPEAVK, encoded by the coding sequence ATGAAAACGCATCGATTGAAGACAATCGCGCTGACGGCCGCTGCCACTTTTGCGCTGCTGGCCGGATCGCCGGTTTATTCAGCTGAAAAGGCTGATCCCGAAGCTGCTGCAGCGCCCAAGCCGAAGCCTTTGGTTCCGGTAAGTGCTGTAGTGAAGGTTGGCGAAAAGCGAGTTGACGCCGCCAAGAAATCCCAAGCTCGTATTGATCGCCTGGCTGCAGAAACAGGTGACCTGCTGCAAGACTATAAAACAGTAATGAAGCAGGTAGACGGCTTGCGCGTCTATAACGCTCGTCTGGAAAAGCAGATTGCCGGTCAATTGCGCCGTCTTGCCAGCCTGGATAAATCCATTTCTGAGGCGACGGTCATCCAGCGCCAGATCACGCCGCTGCTGATTCGCATGATTGACGGTCTTGAGCAGTTTGTTTCTCTGGACGTGCCGTTCCACAAGGAAGAGCGTGAAAAGCGGATCGAATTCCTGCGGGCCAACATGGATCGCTCCGATATCACTATCGCTGAGAAATTCCGTCAGGTTCTGGAAGCCTACAAAATTGAAAACGAGTACGGCCGCAAGATCGACAGCTACAAAGGCGTGGCTGAGGTTGAGGGTTCCGAGCGCAACGTAAACTTCCTGCGTATTGGTCGCATTGGTCTGCTCTATCAAACAACCGATGGCAAAGCGTCAGGTGCCTGGGATAAAGAGAAGGGTGCTTGGGTTGCTCTGGACGAGGGCGACTACCGTGGCGCCATCCAGAAGGGCCTCCGCATTGCTAACAAGCAGGCCTCTATCGACATCATGAAACTCCCGATTCCGGCTCCGGAGGCAGTAAAATAA
- the rppH gene encoding RNA pyrophosphohydrolase, translated as MIDSDGFRPNVGIVLANAQGQVLWARRVGQNAWQFPQGGINQGESPEAALYRELYEEVGLGENDVDLLACTRGWLRYRLPQRLVRKENKPLCIGQKQKWFLLQMRAADEKVSFHHGDKPEFDHWQWVSYWYPLGQVVAFKREVYRRAMKELAPRHVRLVRDAGGTQG; from the coding sequence GTGATTGATTCAGATGGCTTTCGCCCCAACGTCGGTATCGTGCTTGCGAATGCGCAGGGTCAGGTGCTGTGGGCGCGTCGGGTCGGTCAGAATGCCTGGCAGTTTCCCCAGGGGGGAATCAATCAGGGTGAATCCCCCGAAGCCGCCTTGTACCGCGAGTTGTATGAGGAGGTTGGGCTCGGCGAAAACGATGTCGACCTGCTGGCCTGCACCCGTGGCTGGCTGCGCTACCGACTGCCCCAGCGCCTGGTCAGAAAAGAGAATAAGCCGCTGTGTATTGGCCAGAAACAGAAATGGTTTTTGCTGCAGATGCGGGCGGCGGACGAAAAGGTGAGTTTTCACCACGGTGACAAGCCCGAGTTCGATCATTGGCAGTGGGTCAGTTATTGGTATCCGCTGGGTCAAGTTGTCGCCTTTAAGCGCGAGGTGTATCGCCGGGCAATGAAAGAGCTGGCCCCTCGCCACGTGCGTCTGGTGCGAGATGCCGGAGGTACGCAAGGATGA
- a CDS encoding MotA/TolQ/ExbB proton channel family protein encodes MYQLNEWIDIIRRFMDAGGDVLWAIAALTFVMWTLSIERVWYYKFGLSKDVDAAIKSWEARSERKSWSAHQIRQKLISEVSLKIDASLPMIQTMVALCPLLGLLGTVTGMIEVFNIMAVTGGGDAKSMAGGVSKATIPTMAGMVAALSGVFISTYIKGIAGRESELLEDHLTTDH; translated from the coding sequence ATGTACCAACTGAATGAATGGATAGACATCATTCGTCGGTTCATGGACGCAGGTGGCGATGTTCTGTGGGCCATCGCCGCCCTGACCTTCGTGATGTGGACGTTGTCTATCGAAAGAGTTTGGTATTACAAGTTTGGGCTGTCGAAAGACGTCGACGCAGCAATTAAGTCCTGGGAAGCGCGCTCTGAAAGAAAAAGCTGGAGCGCTCACCAGATCCGTCAAAAGCTCATCTCTGAGGTATCGCTGAAAATCGATGCCAGCCTGCCGATGATTCAGACCATGGTGGCACTGTGTCCACTGCTGGGTCTGCTCGGTACGGTAACCGGGATGATCGAGGTGTTTAACATCATGGCGGTCACGGGCGGCGGCGACGCTAAATCGATGGCTGGAGGTGTTTCGAAGGCAACCATCCCGACTATGGCGGGAATGGTCGCAGCCCTGTCAGGTGTGTTTATCAGCACCTACATCAAGGGGATTGCGGGCCGCGAAAGCGAGCTTTTGGAAGACCATCTGACAACCGATCACTAA
- a CDS encoding dihydrofolate reductase — protein sequence MSNAPTLEPRIAMIVAMNQDRVIGVNNTLPWHLPEDLKHFKQLTMGKPIVMGRNTWDSIGKPLPGRTNIVVTSQSSWHAEGALRAASPEQAMALAAAEAARAGIDEIFIIGGQKIYSALLNRAERVYLTEVEVDVEGDAWFPELESTSWQEVDKICYPKVEGQRPAFCFKVLQRV from the coding sequence ATGAGTAATGCGCCAACCCTCGAGCCCCGAATAGCCATGATTGTGGCGATGAACCAGGATCGCGTTATCGGCGTTAACAATACCTTGCCTTGGCATCTGCCCGAAGATCTCAAGCACTTCAAACAGTTAACGATGGGTAAGCCGATTGTGATGGGCCGCAATACCTGGGACTCCATAGGCAAGCCCCTGCCGGGCCGGACCAATATTGTGGTCACTTCGCAATCCTCTTGGCATGCCGAAGGCGCCCTGCGCGCAGCTAGCCCTGAACAGGCGATGGCGCTTGCCGCTGCAGAAGCGGCGCGTGCTGGAATTGACGAAATTTTCATTATCGGCGGTCAGAAAATTTACTCAGCGCTGCTGAATCGCGCAGAAAGAGTTTACCTGACCGAGGTTGAAGTCGATGTGGAAGGGGACGCCTGGTTTCCTGAGTTGGAGTCAACTTCCTGGCAAGAGGTAGATAAGATTTGTTACCCGAAAGTGGAGGGGCAGCGCCCCGCATTCTGCTTCAAAGTGTTACAGCGAGTTTAG